The Xylocopa sonorina isolate GNS202 chromosome 10, iyXylSono1_principal, whole genome shotgun sequence genome contains the following window.
ATTTAGAATAATCATCAATtgattataaaatatttttatatgttacAAACATAGCCGGCTACCTAATTCATGCCTATTCTGCTCCCCTTAGTTAAAAATATCCCCCTCGATACTTTTAAAGTAAAGTTAGAACGTTCTATATGCTCcataattttttaaacatagtCTAATTTATTTTTTTCAACATTAACAAATGATAAATTTTGTATCAATTTTTCATGCATCGATCGAGAAACAACAAATAAAATCTTAGTGGATAAACCAATCGCACATGATAATACAAAATGAACATCCGTTCAATTAATCTAAACTGCGATTAGTTTTAAATTCCCATGGTTTACATGCGTCGAATCTGTTTATTAACAATTTCCTGCGCGAATATTCCCAAAATATGAACACGTATACTAtaattattacatatatatgTGTAAATGCAATAATTATAGTATCATTCATAATAGGAAATGTTCATTATTCAAATATTAAATAGATTAATATAGATAATGTATATATGACGGTTCTGTAATACTGGTTATTAGATGGACAACAGTATTGCAACAAATATTACCGGAAGAACACTTTGTTACACTATTTTACACGCCTATATCATAGAGGAAATGATAAGagtagaagaaggagaagagagagaagaaatgTAGAAGACAGTGTGACTGTGATGTTTGAGGAGTGGGTGGTTCAGAACCTTGAATAAAGGTTAGGTTAGTAATGAGCCTCAATGTTGGGATATCTACATCTGATGTGGCAAGGATGCTTAGTTGCGAGTTTATCCATTGATTTACCGAGATATTCTAGAATTGGCTTGGAGGAAAGAAGCAAATTGAACTACTCTAACAGTGCGATTGTTTCTTTTGACTTCAACGCAGCACGAACGGTGCATAAGTTACTCTTATAATTTACTGCAGACGATGTATTAGTTCTAAATCTCAGAGCTTTGGAATACTCTTTCGAAGGACTCTTTTGTCCTTCTTGTCAAACATGATACATGTAGTGATTAAGCTGAGAGGCAAATAGGAATTAATATTTAAACACAACGAATGTAAGTACTTGAAAGTAAATCGGTTCGTAAAATGATGAAAATAATGTCAGAAATAACAAGGAAATATTCAAGGTATAATCAAAGACGGACGTTGATTATACCTTCTTAACGTAACCAAGGCTAGAAACGACTGGATTTCTTTCGATTTAATTAGCCAAGTAAAGTCGCGTGTATACTATGGCAATATGGCACCCTTGTCCATGCAGAGATTCTTAATTAAATTCTTGCATTCCCGGCCGATTTACGATGCCATTGCAACTCCTTTCGAGTTTTTTCATTCTCAATCCTTGATCCTCAAGTTGAAGAAGAGGTACGCGATCCTCTTGCGTTTCTTCGACCTCTTTCTCATCCCTCGCAATCTCTGTCCACTGCAACTTGAGATTGCGTTTGCTTCCCTCTAGTACCATCGCTGCGAGCTTTATCCTAATCTGCCGTCCTCCTCGGTTGCAAAACAATTAAGGGCTACCCGTTTCGCGGCTCGAAGCGTTTTTCTCGTTTTCCACCGTTCCTCTGTGCTCCTCTTCGCAGTTCCGCGCCTGTGGCTAGTTGGTCCTGGCTATTGAATGGCGGAACTGAATTAACCAGCGCACTGGTAATCGATGACACGGTGTTTCGACCAGTACGATACACTCTTTGAAGGAGGATTTAATTGTCGCGTGTTGTTTCCCTTCCTTTTGGTGCGGGGTTTCGATTCGTTACGTTTTTAATTTGCTTCGAGTGAACCAGATGGGATTTTATTGAATGCAAGGTACTTTTGTTGGCTATCTTGCAGAGAAACATTCTGAAGCGACGATCACCGGTCTTGATGGAATTTTGTAACTGTGTGAAATTTATAGTAAAATATCAAGCAGTTATAAAAGAGCATTTTCTTCCTATGATTGCAAGATTTTGTCAACAAATTTAATGAGCGGATCATTATTTTCAAGGTAAGTACTCCTAATATTCCGGGAATAGTTCTTTGGGgcttatattttatattctaaattaaaattgctatatttttcaattatttatattttatggTTATGATTTTAATATTCTATAAAGTAATGTTCAGAAAATTTAATAAATTCTCTCACCAATTGAAGGATAAAATTAATCCTGTACCATTTTTCATTTGTCTCGTATGTATAACGTAACCAACATTAAAAATGTACGCTTTGAAAAAAGAACCCACAACGGCTAACGTTATTTATTAGCGACGAAAAGTGAAGAGagtttttatttcaaatttaattatattatatgctATATGATTCCCTGATATGCGACGCacgataaataaaataattaaattaacaCAATTGTTGCAATCACGGTGAATCTTTTTAATCGCATAGAAAAGTTTTGCCTTTATAACAGAATAGAAAATTGTTCCCCTACATTACATTAAGCTGTAGAATGATTAAATTTATTTTCTACGACCGTCAGAAGGGATGGTATATTAATTTTCGAACAGCGCAATATATAAAAGTGCTAATTAACTTTGTACGAGCTAAATAAAAAATGTCCATAGATCCGCGGATGTACCGTCTCTAATAAACGCGACACAGACACGATACAGTGGCTTGCGAACTTTCGAAAAATCCGAACCAGTCAAATTAGCAGCGAGCTATTCATTTCTCATCGTCAACAACGCGTATTCGAAGCCGCTGGAGCATCGCGCGGCAGCCACGTGCGATTACTAGGGCAAACAGGCGGAtggaatgaaaaaatattttccACGGAAAAGAGAATGGAGGCGCTACACGGATTCTCGAAATACCTGTAAAGTCTATAACGATAGTAAACAGAGAACGGCGAGCAAACATCTTGACGGTAGGCGGGATTCGGGGTTCGACCAGCTGAAGAAACGTATCCACCGTCTTCGTTCCCGCGGGTAGAGAGTATCAATATGCATAAGAGTCTGAGGGGGTTGAACGCTCAAAACTCTCACTCCGGATACTTGGTTCGTTCACGAGCCATAACGGGTTATGAATTATGAATCGGGCAGAGACGGAGGTACGTCTCTGTGTATACACCCGGCTGCTACCCTTACGACTGTTCAATTTAGCAAGCGACTCGCACTCGCACAAAACTCAACAAACACGGAACTCTAATTAAAGATCTATTAAAGCAGCTCACGCTGGGGTAATTGCATCGAAATTGCCGTCATCGCATTGTTCTTCAGACCTCCGTCGTTCTAGAGGAGAAGCGGAAATACGCGTGACTTATCCACTGGTGTTTCAGAGCTATCCTATGATTTTTCCAAGTTCTTCAAAAATATCTATAAAAATAGCATAGGTTTTCGTTGTCATGTGTGATGCGTACAATTGTGTTGTGACCTAGAGGAATTCTATGCTTATCATTATCTTTTGCACTTCTAAGTATTCATTGCACCGAAATGAAATACTTTATGCAGCGAAACATTCTGCTAGTAACCCTTTCTTATCCCTTTTATCTCGAACTCTTTAAACTTTCGTTCGTTTCTTTTCTTCCACTCGTTCGCGCACTTCCACGCAAAACCTATAATTCCTCCAGCGAAGATTTATGTGCACGTAATTCTTCGCTCAATGGAAGTTTCTCAGATCGGTGATACCTTGCGGATGGAAGTTTAGAAATTGCTGACGTTGAAGATGCGTAGAATATAAAAAATGGTAGCATTTCAAATTGCAAACTGTATTCCACTGTTGAATACTGAACAGTTTTTTAATCTTATGCACGCTCATAATTGATGTATCTTCGGTTGATAAAATAACTGCACAGAAGGGtttaaaatattattacgaGATAAAATTGCTATTCTTCAAAAACTTGTTTGCGCGAATTTAAGTTTTTCTAAACAAAAATAAGAGAGAATGTAGAAGAATTCGTTTTAAATGGACTCGATAAAATTCAATATCCAAGTTCTATGTTCGAGTAAAATAGTGTGCTGTTTCTCTAAATTAAAATGATCTCTAATTTAACAAAAACTATCTGTCTGTATAGTTTTCATAATTCATGTAATTCATTTCGCTGTGCAAATTTAAGGCACCATCTATTAATAAGATAGAAATGCCACTGACTTTCGTCGACATTAAACAAATTGTTATATCAGCGGGTTTATTAATATTTAGCAATGCAATCTCTCTAAAACGTTACCAATTTTCAGTGTCATCAAACGAAGAGTTGACTATGCAGAGGCACCATTGCATAATTCTCAGCGTTCAAGCTATTGCCAGCGATGATACCAAGGTCTGAACTCCTCTTCGTACTTGATACGGCGTAATGAGAGATTATTTTGTAAAGTTAATAATATATAGTGACACTTAAGACAGTTATGGTAAACTTGGCTGcttatagaaaaataaatttttctgTACGCAAGAACTTGTACCAAGCCAAACGAGTAATTTCtgttttaaacatttttttagCAGATTATTGGAAATGTATTTCTGTTATAGGATACACTCCCTTTATTCCTTTTGGATCGCCCCCTTATCTGGACTAAGTAGTAAATTATCATGTTCCCGTCACAGGGATCGTCGGTGGACCAATCTGCGCACATTATTTGCATCGTTGATTGCGATTAAAAATTAAAGTAGCCATTTAATCGATAATTGTGATTACGAATACAGCAGGCCTTTAATCGTTAATTGCAATTTTCTATTGAACAAGGTATTTAATTATCAATTGATTTAAAAATGTTGATTATTGGATAATTAACGATTATCAATACTGTTATTTTTAACGTGGTTATAAGATCTCAAACTTTTATCGTGCCTTTGCGGCTCGCTTTTGATGTCAATTATGGTCAAAACTCGATGCAATTGACGATCGTAAGTAAAACGATAAAACCTGTGCGATTCTGAAATAAAAATGTTCTGCGAAATAAGAATTTTTTTTTGTAAATTGAATAATCACGAAATAACCTTCATCGATCGACTGAGATAATCGGGAATTATTTGAAGAGAAATTCATAATGATAAGCGTTGATCAAGCGATcgaattaataattttaatggaacgttttaaatatatttaaaaaatgtacgaAATTTCTTTTAATACTTGACCTACAGCTGGTGAGACGAGTACTTTGTGCAAAGCATACTGAGCAAGGTCGCTAGTTTTTGAACGACCTACAGGTAAATGCAGTATATTCCAGTCGAAGGACGCAACCTTCTTTATCAACTGGGTAGTTACTGCTTATCGATGGCACAGTACTTTTACCACTCACGAAGTATCCCAAAGATATCATCTGGTGCATCCTTTCGATTTTATTAAACCGCCGTTCTAAATGATCAAGGTGTGCCTTACTGTACAAAGTAACTAATTAAGAAGGATATTTCGCGAATAACACACGCATGTTTCATTTACAATTCTGGCAAAACTGATATCTATTGATATTTTAATCTTGATTAGATTAATATTGTTGTGAGAATTGAGTATATAGACGCGTGACCAATTGGTATACGTAAAGAAACAGTAATCGATCGTTGTTTATCAGGCGATCGATAAGAAGGACCTGTCAGAACGTAATCAGAGCTATCAAGAAACGGTCGTGCGTCTGATTACTGTGATATTTGTATCCTGGTAATTAATTAAAGCGTTTTAAAATAGTTAGTGGCGATTTCTTTAAATGATTGAGGGACACCAGATTCACAACAATATTATACAAAtccagcgaacgctatttaacGTAATTGTTGGTATCTTGCGTTTGCTTTAGCAATACATAGATCGATTAATATAGATAGTTCAATCAAAGTGTGATAGTAAAATACTCTTACATATTCCGCTATAATTATTATCTCAGTAAGTGATTAGGAGAGGACTGAGGACTGGGTTTAAAGACCTGCGGTTCCATTTATTAAAATGCTGATGCTCGACAGCTGATTTTCTACTCTCTTCTGAATAGAAATCTGATCAGGTAAAATGGTCTACTCGTTGTCCACACCAGAGTTGTTCAAGTCTTCTCGTACAGGTAATTCATCCGGGCGTCCATTGTCCTCGTTGAAATCTACTCCGTTTTGCTCGACCCCGTTCACGATGGTCCCTAATTCTTCTCGCTGCACCTTCTCTCCTCTCTCCTCGCTGTGGATGTCGTAGCTCAAATCCAGAGGCATTTGACTTACCTCTTCTCCCTTTTTATCTCTTCTGTAAATGGACTCTATCGATCTCTTCTGTTTGACATTCAGATCGGATGCTTCCAATCCTTCGCAACCAACTTGCAGCTCCGGTACGCCGCCTATACTAAATGGATCTATGTTTGGTGGAATCTCTGTACTGTTGTCGTTGTACTCCGGCGTTTGTATCTTCTTGGATGTCTTGCTTTTACCATTCGACGGAAGTCTCGCGATAGAAGTTGAGTCCAGAGGCAGTTTCTCTAAAAACGGGTTTAATTTGCGTATATTCTTAAAGTCTGATACTTGATCGTGGAATGTGTCGTCGGATACGAAAGGGTTATCCAGTTTGGACGGGGGGGACGGCTCACGCGAAGCTAATTCGAGTTCCTCTGCATCGCTACCATCTTTTTTCTCATCCGCGAATTCTACGTTATCGAAGAAGAAATCATCGAGTTGTTTATCCTCGACCAAAGGTGAAGGATTGTCATCAGAGTTGCTCTCAGACCGATGGAGCAACGTGTCACTTCCTAGGTAATTGCTTTCGTAGGGTTCCTCGTGTTCTGAAATGTTCATTTGCGAGTGAACGTGTACCTAATATTGTTAATGTAGATTACAAAACCAGATTTAAATTTTGATGCACTTTCAGTTTAAGCTTCTAGCGCTATTATAATACCAGGCGTACCGATGAATGGAAAGTTTCGAGGTAGATTTTGATCCTTCTTATTCAATTGGTCTTTAACTTTTCCGTAAACTCCGTATTGTCGATTTTGCAATGTCAAAGGGGAGTATTGAGTATTGATAGGGTGTATGCTAGCTGCCCTCACAACGATCGCGTACACCAGCAAGCAGATCGTGGACATCATTATCACCCTTGGCTGCATTTTTCTGCAATCTAAGGAATATGTTCTTCGTTACACCACTCCTTTTGCTTGGCTGCTAATGTCGAAATTCTACTGCGCCATGTTTCATCTGCTATGTCATTTTTTAATTTTGCGGAAATGAATATTGATGAGTCTTAAAGTAAACAAATACTGGATATCAAAGTGGTAGCCTATATAAATTGTCTGTGATGCTTATTTAACATGTAACATTAACCAATGCTCATTGACGTTAATACGACGAAGAAAATACACTTCCACAACGTGACTAATCCATCATTATCTCCACTATTAATTGTACCGATGAAATTATATAACTGCATTCGCAAAAGCCTCTTTATTTTCATTAATATCTTACTCAGTTAAAAATTATTGACGTAACACCCTATTCTATAGACGTAGACTCTGaagtaaattaaaaataaaagttcGTTCCGTATCAGCCCTCAAACAATCGGCAACTCTCAAAACTTCAAACTAATCCTATCTAACGCAACGCGATCAGAATTCAGGGATCACCTGTTACACGCTAACGAAATCGTTATCATTTCGCTTCGCGAACATTGGAAGAGTTCAGTTCTTCGAGTCGCAGAAACGACAGAATGCTCGCGAGCGGTGTTTTCAATTCGTGAATCTTCGACTCGATTTCGTAGTGGATGAACAGGATCGCAACGCAAGCCGCACACGAGGATCAACAGTCGTTTTCGGAGCTTGATTACCTCTCGAAGAAACGTCGCGCACCACGTCACTTCGCCCCTTTTAACGTTGTCGCGGATGGCACACCTCTGTTTCCGGTCCCTCCGATATAATTCTCTGTTTCTCCGTCGGTCCGCCTCTTCTGACGGCTAATGGAAAGCGAAGACGCAACGGAATCGAGTGATCTTGACACACTGTCGCTGTCAGATCGGAGTGGCTAAACTTAACGCTGGCACTGTCGCCTGTTGGCCGACGATACGTCGCGGAATCACATCTACTCTTGCGCTCGACTTCCGGATGATGACGCTAGGTCGCGGTGCTGGCCTAGAGGTCGTTCACAATTTCGAGCAATTATGCTCGCAGTTAGCGAGAAACCAGACGGATCGGCTCAATTAACCCGTTTGTCATCCGAATAACATTCGGATGATGCAAACCTGTTGGCGGTGATCAGCTCTAGTCGTTTAACTGCTCGATGCGAGGAGGTTTATGTAAGGGTCGTAAAGGCGGCGGTCAAGGCTAGTCACGGAAGTATCCCAGATCGCGTTTACTGCGTCTTGGATACTTGCTGACCGCGTCTGCATACGTTTGCTGGGATAACACAGTGACGCCTGAGAGAGGAGTACGCATTGCAAGAGTGGGAATGTTGTTGTTGAATATTGCATCGCTTTGTGAAAATGGATTAATGCTTTTTTAGAAGAGAATTTTTCTAATGACGTTTTACTTCACGTTTTCTTAATAAGGAATTATTCGCTTTAGTATGTTTTCATGTGTCCAACTTGTTTCATGAATTGTCTTTAATCATTGCCAGTCGCTGTGCTGATGCGAATCAGTAAATCATTGAGTGTTTCGATTGACGGTGTTAACGATGGTACTGCAGAAATATTTCTGCACTTACTGACAAGTCTTCACAATTTAATTTCGATTCCAACTATTCCGTGCTGAATCGGTAATATAACAAGTGGTACCAAAATGGCCGCCGCCTCGGTTGATGTCAGATAGCCGACACAACGTTGATCATCAAGCAACAACTGAGTGTTTTACCGTCAGATGGCATTCTTTACATCACTACCCTCTCACCAGTGATTAGTAAATTCTCTATTTCTATACGTACAAGTTTCAAATCCCAAATCGCAAGCTGTTTGAGATATAAATCGATCGATGGTGAGTCAGTCTTATTGATGGGGCTCAGCAAGGTCAATCAACGACGAAACGCACTCTCTCTTCTAGTTGGAATAATACCAACTAGATAATCATCCCTCTTCGACAAGcttcctctccctctctttctctctggatATTAAGCGGTCCATGATTGTGATGACAGACGGAGAGATCAAAGCATCTCTTCTTCTCCTGCTCAGAACGTAATATTAAACAGTAAAGCTCCTGGAATTCTGGGTCATAAAGTGATCTGTTATATATTCTACATATTGCCTATCATTTTGATCAATATATATTTTTCTCAGGTATAATAGAATTTTATGACCGTACAGGTCAATCGTTTTCGCACCATTTAAATGAGCCATGGCTCATTTGAGTTTACGAATAACATACTTCATCTTTTACAACAAAAATGTGCTCCATTGTATAATGAGCTTTGAAAAGCTtttcagaaataaagtaagtagTAAGTAGCCGTTATCGAATATCGATCGAAGCGCGTGCAAAAAGATACCGTTTGGTTGGTAGCGTGATCGATGCACGAAGAAAAGGACGAGATTTATTATTTACAAGGTACACGTTTTCATCGGTAACATAATTTTACTCACGCAATAAAAACTTTTACATAATAATGTCGTATCACGTAGTAATAGTTTTATTTAGGTATATCGATCATGCAACGATACGATTTTCTCTCGTGTTATGCTCGTTTACGTGACAATGTATGTCGTGTTCGTCACCATTTTAATAATGGTCGTACCTCAGGTGGTTTCGGGTGCGTCCCGTTTCTTTTCTCCCTCGCAATATAGCTATCTCCTTCGTTTTTTCGAATACAagctttttatttttattcgcaGGCCATACATGATCCTTAATATATAGAAATCGTGATCCTTCGTGAACGCACAGCAGCAAGCAGACACGCGCACGCCACTTCTTCTACGTACCTCTGTTCAAAATTTTCTTTAGGATGCAGCTACGATTCATTAGTATATAAAATGGAACAGAGCAAATCACTTGGCAAATAATTTCGTGTGTATTTTTTTGACTACAGCCACTATTCTTTCCGTTAGACGAAGTGACAAACGAGCAGCAGTTTTTTAAATGTTAGATTTCAATAAGAGCCACAGTGAATCTTCAATTAATGGAGGTTCTTTAAATCAGAAATAGGCTATATCCAATTGTTAAAAATAATAGA
Protein-coding sequences here:
- the LOC143428136 gene encoding uncharacterized protein LOC143428136, which codes for MQPRVIMMSTICLLVYAIVVRAASIHPINTQYSPLTLQNRQYGVYGKVKDQLNKKDQNLPRNFPFIEHEEPYESNYLGSDTLLHRSESNSDDNPSPLVEDKQLDDFFFDNVEFADEKKDGSDAEELELASREPSPPSKLDNPFVSDDTFHDQVSDFKNIRKLNPFLEKLPLDSTSIARLPSNGKSKTSKKIQTPEYNDNSTEIPPNIDPFSIGGVPELQVGCEGLEASDLNVKQKRSIESIYRRDKKGEEVSQMPLDLSYDIHSEERGEKVQREELGTIVNGVEQNGVDFNEDNGRPDELPVREDLNNSGVDNE